The following are from one region of the Bacillus methanolicus MGA3 genome:
- a CDS encoding amino acid permease, whose product MGKNNQLGLWILTALVVGNMVGSGIFMLPRTLSEAASPAGVIGAWILTGFGVLMTALVFGNLALRKPNLSGGPQIYAKELFKPGSKTSILSGFMASWGYWIGNLAGNIAIITTFAGYLSTFFPVLTNKAVLFSIGSFTLKVGNALTFLVCTLLLWGTHFIILRGLENAGKLNFAATSAKVIGFLLFILVGLFAFQKANIVPFVAPRVGENGETIGLFRQINNAALSTLWAFIGVESAVVFASRAKKKIDVKRATILGLFIALAIYIGISTLVMGMLSQKALIHSEKPLIDAIQTVLGPIGGKLLAGIGLISLFGSTLGWVMLSAEVPYQAAKQGLFIPAFLKENKNGLPVFSLIVTNLLGQLFIFSTISNSISAAFDFVIYIATLSYLVPYFISSVFQLKLVVTGETYTNRRSRMVDGVIAVLSTLYSTFVIVAGTADIKTFTFGMLLLASGILFYKQLNKQPAASRAKNKIPA is encoded by the coding sequence ATGGGGAAAAATAATCAATTAGGTTTATGGATCCTTACCGCCCTTGTAGTAGGCAATATGGTAGGTTCAGGTATATTTATGCTGCCTCGTACATTATCAGAAGCAGCAAGTCCGGCAGGGGTTATTGGCGCTTGGATTTTGACAGGATTTGGAGTTCTCATGACTGCTTTAGTATTTGGCAATTTAGCACTGAGAAAACCAAACCTTTCCGGCGGACCACAAATTTACGCAAAAGAATTATTTAAACCAGGTTCTAAAACGTCTATTTTATCTGGCTTTATGGCTTCATGGGGATACTGGATTGGAAATTTAGCTGGAAATATTGCGATTATTACAACTTTCGCTGGCTACTTATCAACATTTTTCCCTGTTCTGACGAATAAGGCAGTACTGTTCAGCATTGGTTCCTTTACTTTAAAAGTAGGCAATGCATTAACGTTCCTTGTTTGTACTCTTCTTTTATGGGGAACGCATTTCATCATTTTAAGAGGTTTGGAAAATGCCGGTAAGCTGAATTTCGCTGCAACTTCCGCCAAAGTTATCGGATTCTTATTGTTCATATTAGTTGGTCTTTTCGCTTTCCAAAAAGCAAATATCGTTCCGTTTGTCGCACCAAGAGTTGGTGAAAACGGAGAAACAATTGGACTGTTTAGACAAATTAACAATGCTGCCCTTTCAACATTATGGGCATTTATCGGGGTAGAATCAGCTGTCGTTTTTGCATCAAGGGCAAAAAAGAAAATTGATGTAAAACGAGCGACAATTCTTGGTTTGTTTATTGCCCTTGCCATTTATATAGGCATAAGCACACTTGTCATGGGGATGTTAAGCCAGAAAGCTCTTATCCATTCTGAAAAGCCGTTAATTGATGCTATTCAAACCGTTCTCGGTCCAATAGGAGGAAAGCTTTTAGCCGGAATCGGTTTGATCAGCCTGTTCGGTTCTACACTCGGCTGGGTAATGCTGAGTGCTGAAGTTCCATACCAAGCAGCAAAACAAGGATTATTTATCCCGGCTTTCTTAAAAGAAAACAAAAACGGGCTTCCGGTCTTTTCGCTTATCGTGACAAATTTACTTGGCCAGCTGTTTATTTTCTCAACGATCTCAAACTCCATTTCAGCAGCGTTTGATTTCGTGATTTACATTGCCACACTGTCATATCTTGTGCCATATTTTATTTCTTCTGTCTTCCAGTTAAAGCTGGTTGTAACAGGTGAAACTTACACAAACAGAAGAAGCAGAATGGTCGACGGAGTCATTGCCGTTCTTTCAACCCTTTATTCAACATTTGTGATTGTTGCCGGAACGGCTGATATTAAAACTTTTACATTCGGAATGCTGCTCCTCGCAAGCGGTATCTTATTTTATAAACAGCTTAACAAACAGCCTGCAGCATCAAGAGCAAAAAATAAAATTCCAGCATAA
- a CDS encoding SOS response-associated peptidase gives MCGRFSLAEDIHRLQMQFQFEYEGEYIPRYNIAPSQNILTVIQGSQGRVGKQLRWGLIPFWAKDEKIGYKLINARAETLDEKASFKNPLKKRRCLILADGFYEWKKDGKIKQPYRFVLKNREPFAFAGLWDRWEKGNETIYSCTIITTRPNELTEKVHDRMPVILTPENQAAWLDQNIEDTEYLKSLLVPYDAEEMEAYEISTLINSPKNETKEVIAPLK, from the coding sequence ATGTGCGGACGGTTTTCTTTGGCGGAAGATATTCATCGTTTACAGATGCAGTTTCAGTTTGAGTACGAAGGAGAATATATTCCAAGATATAATATTGCGCCAAGCCAGAATATATTAACGGTAATACAGGGAAGTCAAGGAAGGGTTGGGAAGCAACTGCGCTGGGGGCTGATTCCATTCTGGGCCAAAGATGAAAAGATCGGCTATAAACTTATCAATGCAAGAGCAGAAACGCTGGATGAAAAAGCAAGCTTTAAAAATCCTCTAAAAAAACGAAGATGTTTAATCTTAGCCGACGGCTTTTATGAATGGAAAAAAGATGGGAAAATAAAACAGCCTTACAGATTTGTCCTAAAAAATAGGGAGCCGTTTGCATTCGCGGGATTATGGGACCGCTGGGAAAAAGGGAACGAAACCATCTATTCATGCACGATTATCACAACCCGGCCAAATGAGTTAACAGAAAAGGTTCACGATCGAATGCCAGTTATCTTGACGCCGGAAAATCAGGCTGCCTGGCTAGATCAAAATATTGAAGATACGGAGTACTTGAAATCCCTCCTTGTTCCATATGATGCCGAAGAAATGGAAGCATATGAAATTTCAACATTAATTAACTCTCCAAAAAATGAAACAAAGGAAGTCATTGCTCCACTTAAATAA
- the mgtE gene encoding magnesium transporter, translated as MIKNITEDQITLHIIKSLKENKKKVFEDIMDELQPYDIAQLYENLPEKHKTRFLLYLKIDQLADLIEELNREKQIEVLNKLGIEKTGKVLDLMDNDDLASLLDDLSPEKISGLLAGMKQEESKIVQDIMKYPPETAGRLMTNRFVWIRNYYTVKEAVEKLKVFAEFAETINYLYVVDQERKLVGVVSYRDLLLAEPDEIIRNIMYERVISVNVTTDQEEVARLIERYDFLAMPVVNDENILIGIVTVDDIIDVFIKEANEDIEKLSASGKSIDFETKAFIAAFRRLPWLILLLFIGLVSGKIISGFEETLQKVVALAFFMPMIAGMTGNTGTQSLAVVVRGLISNDINKKVIIRLIIRELGVGFIIGIICGVLISLIAFIWQGNAILGLVVGCSLFLTLIIGTLAGTIIPLILYRFKIDPAVASGPLITTLNDIFSLSTYFGLASMFINHLL; from the coding sequence ATGATTAAAAACATAACAGAGGATCAAATTACTCTTCATATCATCAAATCTTTGAAAGAAAACAAGAAGAAAGTTTTCGAAGATATAATGGACGAACTACAGCCATACGATATTGCTCAGTTATATGAAAATCTGCCGGAGAAGCATAAAACACGTTTTTTACTTTATTTAAAAATCGACCAGCTTGCTGATTTAATAGAAGAATTGAACAGAGAAAAACAAATCGAAGTTTTAAATAAACTTGGCATCGAGAAAACCGGAAAGGTTCTCGATTTAATGGATAACGATGATCTTGCTTCTCTTTTAGATGACCTGTCACCCGAAAAAATTTCAGGCTTACTAGCCGGAATGAAACAGGAAGAATCAAAAATTGTCCAGGATATTATGAAATACCCTCCTGAAACAGCCGGACGCTTAATGACAAACCGGTTTGTTTGGATTAGAAATTATTATACAGTAAAAGAGGCCGTTGAAAAACTTAAAGTATTTGCCGAATTTGCAGAAACAATTAACTATTTATACGTAGTCGACCAAGAACGAAAACTTGTCGGAGTCGTATCTTACCGGGACTTGCTTCTCGCTGAACCTGATGAGATTATCCGCAACATTATGTACGAACGAGTCATTTCGGTCAATGTTACGACCGACCAGGAGGAAGTTGCACGACTTATCGAACGGTATGACTTTTTAGCCATGCCTGTTGTAAACGATGAAAACATTTTAATAGGAATTGTCACTGTCGATGATATCATTGACGTTTTCATTAAAGAAGCCAATGAGGATATAGAAAAGCTTTCGGCTTCTGGGAAATCAATTGATTTTGAGACGAAAGCTTTCATAGCAGCTTTTCGCCGCCTTCCTTGGTTAATATTGCTTTTGTTTATAGGGCTTGTTTCAGGCAAGATCATTAGCGGCTTTGAAGAAACGCTTCAAAAGGTAGTAGCCCTTGCTTTTTTTATGCCCATGATTGCTGGAATGACCGGTAATACCGGAACACAGTCACTTGCCGTTGTCGTAAGAGGCTTAATCTCGAATGACATTAATAAAAAAGTCATCATCCGTTTGATTATTCGTGAACTCGGAGTAGGATTTATCATTGGCATCATATGCGGCGTTTTAATTTCGCTGATCGCTTTTATCTGGCAAGGCAATGCTATTTTAGGATTGGTTGTCGGCTGTTCACTGTTTCTTACTCTTATTATCGGAACTTTAGCCGGAACGATTATCCCTTTAATCTTATATCGATTCAAAATTGACCCTGCTGTGGCTTCAGGCCCGCTTATTACAACATTAAACGATATATTCTCGCTCAGTACGTATTTTGGGCTTGCCTCTATGTTCATCAACCATTTATTGTGA
- a CDS encoding ABC transporter substrate-binding protein, translating to MKKLFSLFLAMLLAAGILAGCGGAEKPVKDISSNEPKKELKSETEFPVKIKDATGKEVVIESKPERIVSLIPSNTEIAFALGLGKEIVGVSDNDNYPKEVTKKEKIGGMQINVEKVISLKPNLVLAHPSIAQSSKEGLQQLKDAGIPVLVVNDAQNFEQVYESIKMIGTATGEKDEAEKIIQNMKERIAKVKEKASKIEESKQKTVYVEVSPAPEIYTPGKNTFMNEMLSIINAKNVFGDLEGWAKIDQEAVIKKNPDVIVTTYGFYVKDPVGNVTSRKGWENIKAVKNKQVVDVNSDLVSRPGPRLAEGVEELAKAVYPEIFAK from the coding sequence ATGAAAAAACTGTTTTCATTATTTTTAGCAATGCTGCTTGCAGCAGGTATCCTTGCCGGATGTGGCGGAGCAGAAAAACCTGTTAAAGACATTTCTTCAAATGAACCGAAGAAAGAACTAAAATCAGAAACTGAATTTCCGGTTAAGATTAAAGATGCAACTGGCAAAGAGGTTGTCATAGAATCAAAACCGGAAAGAATTGTGTCGCTTATTCCGAGCAATACTGAAATTGCGTTTGCCTTAGGATTGGGGAAAGAAATCGTTGGAGTATCTGATAATGATAATTATCCGAAAGAGGTAACAAAGAAGGAGAAAATTGGCGGCATGCAAATAAATGTTGAAAAAGTTATTTCGTTAAAACCGAACCTGGTTCTTGCCCACCCATCAATCGCTCAAAGTTCTAAGGAAGGCTTGCAGCAGTTAAAAGATGCCGGGATTCCTGTTCTCGTTGTAAATGATGCGCAAAATTTTGAACAAGTATACGAGTCGATTAAAATGATTGGCACTGCAACAGGTGAAAAGGATGAAGCAGAGAAAATCATACAAAATATGAAAGAACGAATTGCAAAAGTAAAAGAAAAAGCTTCTAAAATCGAAGAGAGCAAACAAAAGACCGTATATGTTGAAGTATCACCTGCTCCCGAAATTTATACACCGGGAAAAAACACGTTTATGAATGAAATGCTCTCGATTATCAATGCAAAAAATGTTTTTGGGGATTTAGAAGGATGGGCAAAAATTGATCAAGAAGCCGTGATTAAAAAAAATCCTGATGTGATTGTGACAACATATGGTTTTTATGTTAAAGACCCTGTCGGAAACGTGACAAGCCGCAAGGGCTGGGAAAATATCAAAGCCGTAAAAAATAAACAAGTAGTTGATGTCAATTCTGATCTGGTTTCCCGTCCTGGTCCGCGTCTTGCCGAAGGAGTAGAGGAACTTGCGAAAGCTGTATATCCAGAAATTTTTGCTAAATAA
- a CDS encoding FecCD family ABC transporter permease, with translation MRKLYIQKFLLNNKIIAYFIAIIFFLSAILTGIAFGTVYVPVFSIIKIIGAEIFRFSPIDSIDPMYSNIVMNIRLPRVLLAGLVGASLAIAGAAFQGLLRNPLADPYTLGVSSGASVGAVIALFFQITLPIAGMYTLPMLSITASIITVFLVLLFAQKIERSMKVETLILTGIIFSSFLGSLISLMIALTGEELRQIIGWILGSVSMRGWEYIKIILPFFIIGSCLLIMTTKELNALSFGEERAQHLGVNVHRRKLLIMISGSILTGAAVAVSGTIGFVGLVVPHFVRQLWGPDHRHLLPLSMIIGGGFLILADLVSRTIIAPSELPIGVITSLIGAPMFAVILLRRRERSG, from the coding sequence TTGCGAAAGCTGTATATCCAGAAATTTTTGCTAAATAACAAAATTATTGCATATTTTATTGCAATCATATTTTTCCTTTCGGCAATACTGACTGGAATTGCGTTCGGGACTGTTTATGTCCCGGTTTTTTCGATCATTAAAATTATTGGTGCTGAAATTTTCCGTTTTTCACCAATTGATTCTATTGATCCGATGTATTCAAATATTGTGATGAATATCCGTCTGCCGCGAGTTCTCCTGGCTGGTCTTGTAGGGGCATCTCTTGCGATTGCAGGAGCTGCCTTTCAAGGTCTTTTGCGCAATCCGCTTGCTGACCCCTATACCCTTGGTGTGTCTTCGGGTGCTTCTGTTGGAGCGGTAATCGCATTGTTTTTTCAAATCACGCTTCCAATTGCCGGTATGTATACGCTGCCGATGTTAAGTATTACAGCCTCCATTATCACTGTCTTTCTTGTGCTGCTTTTTGCCCAAAAGATTGAACGATCCATGAAAGTAGAAACACTTATTTTAACAGGCATCATTTTCAGCTCGTTTCTAGGTTCACTTATTTCCTTAATGATCGCACTGACTGGTGAAGAGCTTCGGCAAATCATCGGATGGATATTGGGCAGTGTATCAATGCGAGGCTGGGAATACATCAAAATCATTTTGCCATTTTTTATTATTGGTTCATGCTTGCTGATCATGACTACGAAAGAATTGAATGCACTGTCCTTCGGAGAGGAACGGGCGCAGCATTTAGGTGTTAATGTTCATCGTCGAAAACTGCTTATTATGATTTCAGGATCGATTCTTACCGGTGCGGCTGTGGCTGTTTCGGGTACAATTGGGTTTGTCGGGCTGGTAGTTCCACACTTTGTTAGACAATTGTGGGGTCCTGATCATCGTCACTTGTTGCCTTTGTCGATGATTATAGGCGGAGGTTTTTTAATTCTTGCCGACCTTGTTTCACGGACGATTATTGCGCCATCCGAACTTCCAATCGGCGTGATTACATCCTTAATAGGAGCTCCGATGTTTGCTGTCATTTTGTTGAGAAGAAGGGAAAGAAGTGGGTAA